The region CTTGCCTGGAGAACGCAGTGAGCACCGTCAGTCCCGTCCATGCCGTCCACCTGAGCACCCTGTACAGCGAGCACCACGGCTGGCTGTATGGCTGGCTGCGCGGCAAGCTGGGCAACCGGGCCGAGGCGGCCGACCTGGCGCAGGACACGTTTTTACGCCTGCTGGGCAAGCGCGACGCTGCACCGCTGCGCGAACCGCGTGGCTACCTGGCGACGATTGCGCGCGGCCTGCTGATCGACCGCTACCGGCGCCAGGCGCTGGAGCAAGCCTACCTGGAAGCGCTGGCGCAGCAAGCCGAGCCGACGACGATCAGCGCCGAAACGCATGCCATCATCATCGAAACCCTGCTCGCCATCGACCGCCTGCTCGACGGCCTGGGTGCGCGCACGCGGGCCGTCTTCCTGCTGGCGCAGATCGAGGAGCTCAGTTATGTCGACATCAGCCGGCGCCTCGGC is a window of Janthinobacterium rivuli DNA encoding:
- a CDS encoding sigma-70 family RNA polymerase sigma factor — protein: MSTVSPVHAVHLSTLYSEHHGWLYGWLRGKLGNRAEAADLAQDTFLRLLGKRDAAPLREPRGYLATIARGLLIDRYRRQALEQAYLEALAQQAEPTTISAETHAIIIETLLAIDRLLDGLGARTRAVFLLAQIEELSYVDISRRLGVSLPTVKKHLVRAYTECLMLAAA